A stretch of DNA from Acanthopagrus latus isolate v.2019 chromosome 7, fAcaLat1.1, whole genome shotgun sequence:
ACTCGCACAGTTGGCATTAATTTAGAAGAAATGTTCAGAATGTTTCTGTCAAACATGATCTTCTcgttgctgtttgtgtgtttattggtAACAGGTGTTGTTAGGgaatatgtgttttgtttgttgtgtaacATGTGACGGCTCGTCTCCTGACACCATAAAGTTAACTCACACAGCATTCAAATTGGCCACATCCCTTAAAAGCAACACCAACATgccgtgtttgtgtgcacactgCAAAGCCAGTCCCTGTTTTATGTGGCGATCTTATTTGTGATCTCTTCTTTGCctgctttctgttttgtatCAAATGACTCTAGCCACATCTAGATTGGTAATGCGGTGCTAATCTGAATGTAAACACTTAAATATTTGGTTTCATGTAGGGCTATTTCCTGTCTGAACAATTTGGTGTAGTCTTGCTTTCTGGCGCCTACCCGACCCTCGGCACCTGCCCGCTGACATCAGTGTACCTGAGGATCTGCCGGCCCCCCCCTCCCCAGATGTAGAGGGAGTTGCCATCTGCAGCAGCCGTGTACACAGTAGgttaagtgtttgtttgtttcactgcgCAGATTTTTATATTGGggtaaatgttgacatttttgtttagaTCATAAATTTGAAATGAAGTGTTTATTAGCTCTGAGCGTTTCAGCCTCACAACAAACAGGATCAGCCAGCAAAAACATTATGAGTGGGATTGGTGAAGGTTGTCAGCTCAAGTGCTTGATACTTGAAATGTTTGAGACTGGGCTCATATCTAATCAGAGGAAGGCTTGGGTTGCTTATCTGATGTCAGAGCTTTGATGCAGGTTTTGAGACACCcacattaatttacattttaaacagtggGTGGTGTGCCCTTACGTATATTTTAGGGCTAACAAATGCATCCGTCACATGTTGGCGTCACCTTTAGGTGCAGCCCCTCTCCTTGGATACGATTTCAGTGCAGTGGTCGTGCATGCACCCTCTGATCTCGATTTTCTGTTTGTATGGTGTACTTGAGTAGAGGAGGGTCATTACAATGGCTCTTTGTAGCGTGCCTCGTGTGCCTGTCTCACACTGTGGGTTTCTGGTGGTGCTTCATACGTCGTAGTTAGAATTGCAAATGGCATTCGAGTATGACAGAGtggtttttgtattgtttgttgcAACATTTAACAAATGTCCGGCAGACCTAGTATGATTACTATATTCAGAGAGGATCTTGAATGAGATTTTAGCGTGCCTCACCCCCTCTTTGACATTTGTACATCAAATGAagttcacatttgcatttcagaATAGCATTTAAAACGCAGCTCCTCGACAGCACTTTTTACTGCATGTGCCCCTTCTGTTTTTGTGAACAGTTTCACCATGTGATCATTGGCTAAGATGTTTtatgatatatatttatgtgcTTCCACTAATTATTTATAAACTTGCTTTTAAAATCTCAGTTCGTTTGATATTCAGATGCACATCAAGATTTAAATTCTCCAGTTTCACATCCCCACTTTCGTAGTAACAGCCTGATATTGGGAAATCTGTATCATCGgccatttattttctgtgaattCTAGCTGATAAATGTAACTTTGAATATGAAGCCAGATTGTTTTCACTGACTTATCAAGTGGGGCGTTTACAAACAAGGATACAGTGGGCGGCTGTATGCACCTTGGAAACAAGCAAAATAAACCCAATAACAATGGACTGGAAAAGGAcaccacatgcaaaacaaaccTGTCTTTCTCAGTTGcataatgttgcatttttattatGATAATTATCAGCAAAGTTATCAGAGATTGTTGTAAGGAAAATGTCTTGGTTCATCCTAATTATTTTCATGCCTGTGTCAGTTCCTCTTGCTGCTTTTCTAGGTCACATACGCTAAACTGTGTCaggctgatggagctgatgatgGGTCACTCTCCTTGGCCTTTCTCATTTGTATTATAATAAGATTAAGTTATTTCTGGCACTAAAACTCTCACCTAATGACTACAGTGTCATTTTCAGAATCCATTGCACTTTTCGGAGTCCATGGCTCCACACCGAATCTTATGGGTCCGATTTAGCAAGTTTTTACAACAAGGGAACTTAATCATTCTTTGATGCGAACACCAATGGTGAGCGAGTGGATTTGGTCTGATTTTTTTGGGGTTAATGAGCCCATCCATGGTTTCTTTTAGCTCCTcttgatttttaaaagtaataaatatttttgagGCGACGCCCCAATTGTCATGACAGCTGAAGTCCCATGGTAGCGGGTGGGAAAGAGAGCTCATTTTTTGGCAGAGGAAGGACATTTTAATctgctgatgtcagcagtgaAACTGTACTGACAGGGTGTTCACACTGACAGTAGATATACTACTTCAGTTACTACACATTGGAAGAAACAAAGATACAAAAGCACTGTTAAGAGGATTTTACAGTAAGattcaaatgaaacattaatgtAATTTGAATTATGAACGTAGCATGAATCAGATCCAGTCAGTTTTGTTTCGGTTCATCCGCTAAATTCCCTTTGTGTCTGTGGCAACTGtcagacaaagacaacaacaacaacaaagaaaacattacagTTAATTAAAGTCTGACATCAACGAGCAGAGTGCTCCACTACAGTATCATAATGAATCAAGAGTAATGATATTGTTCTTGGTGCACGTTAATGTGGATATAGTTAAAGCTCATTTAGATTTAGCTTGCTCAGtagattctttttttctctgtagctGAAAATCACACAAAGCTCCTCTGTCCTACTTTCTCATTCTCTCGCCCTCCTTTCACAGACCCTTGTGCTGTCCAGTGAAGTTGCCCACCATGCGCGAGTACAAGCTAGTGGTGCTGGGATCAGGAGGCGTGGGAAAATCAGCACTGGTGAGTGACAGCTGCCACGGGGTCGAACTCAgtaacacagaaaacagagtctatgtttgtttgttttactgtcagattCTGTTGTGACATTTTGGTGCACGGCTTTATTCTGCAGATAAAAATATTTGGGGATGTAATATCTCAAGAGGCcacaaattaataaaataagGAGTGTGAGACACAAATAAACCACAGTCATGAGCTTCAAGTATATAAACGACCCTGTCAAGAAATTAAACAGACGTCTAGTCAGAGATAATTGTTGATGATGGATCATAATATTTGAGTTAGgtgttgagttgtgtttttaatttaaaggctTGAATAAGGTAATGCATGCAAAGAAATGCACATGGTGATTGATGATTAGAGTGTGCCAGTTTTACGGGAGTCTTGATATTCTGTCTTGATGTTTTCCTCATTTGTCGATTTCAGACAGTCCAATTTGTGCAAGGCATTTTCGTGGAGAAGTATGACCCCACAATAGAAGACTCCTACAGAAAGGTGAGCtcagaaacactttttattCGACCTCCAGAATTCTGTCAAAGCAGCTTTAGAAACTCCCATTTTTGTATAAAAATGTTtacgtgtttgttttctccgGCAGCAAGTCGAGGTCGATGGGCAGCAGTGTATGCTTGAAATCCTCGACACGGCTGGAACAGTAAGTGAAGTCAGAATATCACATGGACTGGTCTTACAAGATAACTGCAAACAGGCTGCTGATGGCCTCTACCCTCTATTATTGTTTCTATAGGAACAGTTCACAGCTATGAGGGACCTGTACATGAAGAATGGCCAAGGTTTTGCTTTGGTGTACTCCATTACAGCACAGTCAACATTTAACGACCTTCAGGACCTCCGGGAACAGATCCTGCGAGTAAAGGACACTGAGGATGTGAGTGTTAATCTTTTAAAGtgtcttttttcattcacactTTTAGGCACACATAGCCCTACCCATCCCCTTGGAGGGTTTCCCGGGCTGCATGGCCCTCCAGACAAGGGTTTTCCAACCCGAGGGTTATAAGAATGCCCTtgaaatacagtttattatcgaccttttctttataacaacCATAAAACAATTGCTGTTAGCTTGCTGATTTCTCAATAGCTTACTAGCAACCTAGCTAATGTTACGTCtttattgctgatttgtgctCGACAGTCCTGTATATTGACATGTTTTCGTGTTGCATTCCACCCCTTCTATGGCATATCCTACCTAGAAATAGACTTAAGTCCAGCAGCTAATGTGGTCATATAGAAGAGAAATGTGCAGATGGATGAAGAGATACGTCAGCAAAAATATGTTTAGTCAATGATGTTGTGTGTCTCaatattaaaagtttttttttgattgttgcAACATAATTTTTTCTGTATCGCCCGCTCTTGGTCTTCTCCTCAGTCTGTGGAGTTTCTCCCCTGTGATAACCTTTTGGTGTCTCTCAGTATAATCTgcctgtgtctcctctctggctCATCACTCCCTCATTAAAGTCGcctctgtgggagagagggcAGAGCGAAGGGGGGCGGGCAGGAACTTAGTGACAGGGTGGAAATGTCACAGCTCTACTTAGATGCTATCTGCCACTCTCAGTCTTGTCGTCTCTTGATTTAGATAGATGGTATTCACCATGCTGCGtgtatgttttattaattcataaGTTTGCCTTCTTGGTTAAGGTCTCACTTTGCTTAACTTGTATTGCTGTCAAACATGTGCATCTACTGTATATGAGATCATAAACCAGTGCTGTGTGATGATAAGACAAGATAGTGCTTTGTGATGTCAGCAACAACTTATTCGACACATCTGTCAATTAATTAGGTTCCAATGATCCTGGTGGGAAACAAATGTGACCTGGAGGACGAGCGTGTTGTTGGCAAGGAGCAGGGACAGAACCTCGCCCGTCAGTGGAACAACTGTGCCTTTTTAGAGACTTCAGCTAAATCAAAGAtcaatgttaatgaggtaagTACCACATACAGCAAAAAGAGGAATACTTTTTGCGATAACTCCATCcatagaaaaaaatacaataacacaATGTATGACTATTTgggttgaatgtttttttttatatacccTATTGTAAATTATTTCAAGGTTGATGGTTCTTTATTTGTCACAGACACAGAATATAACACAGTGTGCAGAGAAGTTTCCTAGACCGTTCAAAGATTAGCTTACAGCTGGTATACATAACACATACCCTGCAAATATATACGTGAGAACAAACCATAATGCAAATAGTAAGGTGGCAGAGTATATTATAAGTATGAAGGTGTGAACACTGATATGATGATACAGAACAGTTGGTGTTGGCGAAAAGTGACTCATCTAACAGCAAAAATCTTATCAGCTGGGCGTCCACGGTCTAATCTCAGTCAGTGTAGGGGTCCTTGATGGGAAAACATTTAAGAACCACTGATTTATAATAGTTGTTTAGTCTACAATGCCAGAAAATTACATACCATCAGTTATTTTAAGACAAGGTTGACAAATCTCAAATCATATTCAGtttatattcagtcatttaagaCCAGAAAAACCAGAAACAATTATTCAGTAATCAAAATATTTACAGAGTACGTTTGTGTTTATGAAGATATCTGTTAATCAACTGTTTGTTGTAGTTTCTTGTCTTTTCCTCAGTGACTGTCGTATATTGAGAGCTGCAGTCCTCCATATTTCCCACGATGTTCTCTACCTCTGTTTCTGAGAAATGGGCTAAAATCTCATCAGACTGTTTTttcacagaaacatacagtattagtTCTGCATTCCTCGCTGAGGCAAAAATATTGAGACTGTTCAACTTCCTCTGTTGTAGATTTTCTATGATCTGGTGCGACAGATCAACAGAAAAACGCCgatggaaaagaagaagacaaaaaagaagtCAAATTGCACACTGCTCTAAAATGCCCTCCCACAGTAGCTCCAGGCCAGGTGAGTGGGTGTTGAGACAAAATGTATTCCAGGCTTGTGCAGGGctcctgctgctcactgagCTTTGGTTTATCGCAGTGATTATTAAAGCGagcatgtattgtgttgcatcaACTGAATAAAACCAGTAAACGGATGATGAATGCATCACCGACGACCTTGAAACAATGTCAACATCATAAAGCGTCTCTGTAGGTTTAAGATAAATCTTTTGTGAACGGGggtttttgaatgaatgaatgaatgtctgTCCTCTTTAGTTCCCTTTTGCCTTGTGGTGCCATCAGTCACACCACCTTCTGTTTTCATATGCACCTGCATCCATTCTTCAGTGTCGACCTATTTTACAAAACCTAAATTTTTGAAAATTTTAAGGCTTCACCTTTTTTCCAAAGATGGCTCATAACATTTTATGTAATTGTATCAATTCTCGAACTGTTCATGAATGTTGTGGCTCCCCCTGCTGTTGGAGCTTTAGAACTGTGCTTCCATATACCAACCTTACTACATGTTCTGGCCTATTTTCTACAAATAATGCACTGCAACAATACTGTAGACTTAACATTACCAGCCACTGTTCCCCAGAGCATGCCACTGTGTTTTGTACGCCTCTGTAGCTTTATGGATTTCTTGAGACTTGAAGCTTATTTGAGAGATGTAATCCATCACAGCAGATATAATGTCCAGCAGacgtttttttaattaaacaacatttcctTGGAACATTATAATAATGCTCCTTTGATGTCAGTATTACCAGTTCCATTTACTGTAATTATTCCTCTTGTCATTACTGGCCTTTCTTAATGCATGTTCAGTGTAAGCAATGTGGGGACAAAATCCACAGCCTCATGGGAATCTTTCAAGGTTACAGTCTTTTTACTACAAAAATCCCCTGATGTGTAACCAAAGTCCTTTTGGTCCAAAGATGCGCTTGATTTAACAACGCGTTTGGGTACGCATGAGGGGTTGCTCGTCTATCCTGCGTCCGTTTGGAGCATCTGTTGTGCCCCGTCCTTCGAAAATAACATGTCTGCGAGTTGTAGTAAGCACATGAATGGAGCAGTGCAGGGCCAGTGAGGGGATGTGACGGGGTCAGGAGTCAgtaaacatgtcagcagcagcagggataACAATGGGACAACAGGCTAACATGTGCCATCTAATGTTATCCTTCAGTAACGTGTAGTATATAGGCTAGTATGTGAACATGACATTCACGATGCAGCCGGCTCTCTACGCGATCATGTGTATCAAAAGTAAATATATCTCTTGCCTTAGGCATGTGTTTGCTACTCGGGAGCCATCTTGGAAACTCCTCGAGGCGGTCAGGCTGGTGAGATCTCTAAATGAATGGGGAGAGagacagtatttcattttaaatggctACAGGGATGGAAAAACTGCATGTATATAGTTTGGCAGTCAAATCTGATGAAAACTGCTTATAAAGTTTGTTGAGTTTGCCCGGAAATAAAGTGCGAAATGCTTTTTCCCACGTTACACTTCACTATTTTTCAGCTAAATCCAGAGTAATGTGCCAGGGTCAGATTATCCTGCCAGAGCACTGGAATAAGTTGGAGTTTAATGTCTAATGTTTGAATAACCTCACTTTTTTTAGTTCTGTGCATTAGCACgacatcctcctcatccttccATGTCTGTTAGAAGCCCGACTGCAGCCCCCCACCAAGTCAGTTAAAACTGCGGTGAATCTGAGCGATGCTCTTCCATCAGTGCAGCAACGCATTTGGCTGATATTTTTCCCAATCTGGCTGTGATAAAGTTGGGTGGGTTATGTGTCATGCAAGCAGAAACCATTTCAATATTCACATGGGCCCCCGTTTTAATCCAGGAAAAGTCAACTTATCTTTCAAAGTGTGTGAATTATATTAAATGGATAAAATGGGCCAAAATACTGCTATATGTTGCTGGTAACATCGATCGCCTCAAACCTTTTGTGCTGTAAGTGCCGTTATGACCTGAGAGGATGTGATAATGCTCCACTGTAGCAGCTGATGGTTTGTTCTGCCTCATGTTAAGTgaattgaagtttttttttaatagctgtTTTTATCGCACTTGGATAAAGTCCCAGAACAGAGCAGGAGACTCGGAGTACTCGCCCATGAGACAGTTTCCTCGGATCCCTTACATCTTgagtatatttgtatatttttcccCTGACTTTAATTTTGGAgtaatcatttaattttttttcgaGCAGGACTGCTTAACTGGATCATAAAAACTGCAGGGCTTCCAAGCTTCTGCTGTTGCCATAGTAATTGACGTTGAAATCAGGATTTGAAGGAAGGAGAAATTGCGTCGgctgcaccaaaaaaaaagagtcaaaagaCTTGATAGAGAGCTCGAAATGGAGCTCCTTTGTGGCATTTAAGTCTCAAACAGTGACTGATATCTATCTTCCAGTCCTCCCATTAAACTCACGATTACAATCATAAGAATAACTTCCCCAAAACAGTgaatttaagtattttaattacatgtacattttccatGTATGCTTCAAAGTAAAGTGTCACATTCAATGCAAagtttttctgtcttgttgaGTCgatatgaataaattaaataacttGGTctgatgaaattaaatgaaagccGACTTCTACATAAAcattatgtgtttttcaagtgtttattattcAAGTATCTTACATAAAGTAATGCATTTGAAATTGATGATTCTATTGCCTGTGTTATATCACACATCTAGTTACttatttcttttaacattttctcaACATTATAGAAAgactttgcattaaatgtgcataaaataaataactcaaCAGGAGacagaataaacagtttgaaatgtgtcagtTCCCCTTAATCTTCCAGGTTTGTGTCTACAtcaattaattttaatttaaacagacttaattatttaattcatacACATGATAGAACAGCTTAAATGTGaatctttttttacttttgtaataCAActagatttaacatttaattgtatttgtacttAACCCAGTGAAAACGGGCCTCCTGCGGTCGCCCCCCTAACTGCGGAGGATTCATGAAAGCATTCATCCCCTCGCTAAGACTTTCTTCTGCGATTTTACGTTGTGTGAACGTGATGAATTTGTTAAACTACGTGATGTTGGTTGCAGAATGCGGCGATAACACGTGATGGCAGGAGGGAAACGCAGAGGCAGGTTGACAGCTGTCAGAgagatcgagagagagagagagtagttCTGAGCTTAGTAGATTTGTGGTTTTG
This window harbors:
- the LOC119022741 gene encoding ras-related protein Rap-1A — protein: MREYKLVVLGSGGVGKSALTVQFVQGIFVEKYDPTIEDSYRKQVEVDGQQCMLEILDTAGTEQFTAMRDLYMKNGQGFALVYSITAQSTFNDLQDLREQILRVKDTEDVPMILVGNKCDLEDERVVGKEQGQNLARQWNNCAFLETSAKSKINVNEIFYDLVRQINRKTPMEKKKTKKKSNCTLL